CATCTCTGAGCGCGGCAAAATCGTTCCCTCCCGTATCACCGCCGTTTCGGCGAAGAAGCAGCGTGAACTGGCCCGCGCCATCAAGCGCGCCCGCTTCCTCGCCCTGCTGCCCTACGCCGTGAAGT
This genomic stretch from Phaeobacter gallaeciensis harbors:
- the rpsR gene encoding 30S ribosomal protein S18, with protein sequence MAAKPFFRRRKVCPFSGDNAPKIDYKDTRLLQRYISERGKIVPSRITAVSAKKQRELARAIKRARFLALLPYAVK